A region of the Leucobacter komagatae genome:
CACTCGACCATGAGGGCGACGCCGTTCGGGCCGTACGCCTCGTACATGGTCGTGAAGTACTCGACCGACTCGCCAGTGAGGCCCGCCCCGCGCTTGATTGCGCGGTCGATGTTGTCACCGGGAACGGAGTTCTTCTTCGCCTTGTGCACCGCCTCCGAGAGCGCGGGGTTGCCTGCGAGGTCGGGCCCGCCGATGCGGGCGGCGACCTCGATCACCTTGATGTACTTGGCGAACGCCTTCGCGCGCCGCGAGTCGAGAATTGCCTTCTTGTGCTTAGTGGTTGCCCACTTGGAGTGTCCGGCCACGGGTGCTCCTGCTTTCTTACGTGTGTGTCTGCTGCGATCCTAGTGCTGTGGGGCGTGCGCCCCGAGCTCGGCGTCGGGTGGGTCTGCCCAGGCGGCCGCGATGAGGTCGCGGACCTCGCCGAGCAGCTGCGGCATTGCCTTCGTCTGCCCGATGATCGGGAAGAAATTCGCGTCAGAGGCCCACCTCGGCACGATGTGCTGGTGGAGGTGGGCGGCGACCCCGGCTCCCGCGATCTCGCCCTGGTTCATGCCGAGGTTAAACCCGGCGCAGTTCAGAGCGCGGCGCGCGGCGCGCATTCCGGCCTGGGTCAGCGCGCCGATCTCGGCGACCTCCTCAGGCGTCGCCTCGTCGTACCCGGCCACGTGGCGGTACGGGCACACGAGCATGTGCCCGCTGTTGTAGGGGAACAGGTTGAGCAGCACGTACGCGGTCTTCCCGCGGTGCACGATGAGGGACGACTCGTCGTCGTGCCGCGGCGCCTCGCAGAACGGGCAGTCGGTGTGATCAGCCTGGTGGTGATCCGCGACGTACGCCATGCGGTGAGGCACCCAGAGGCGCTGCAGCGGGTTCGGTGTGCCGACCGTGCCGCGCTCCCCCGGGGCCTCAGCCTCAGTCTCGTCAGATCCAAACATGGGTGTGTGGCTACCGGCTACTCCGACCAGGCCGTTGAGACCTGCTCGTGGCTCGCAATCGCCGCGAGGATGCGCGAAATCGCGTCGTCGACAGGGACACCGTTGAGCTGGGTGCCGTCGCGGAAGCGGAAGCTCACCGCGCCCGCCGCGCGATCCTCCTCGCCAGCGATGAGCTGGAAGGGCACCTTCATCTTCGTGTGGGTGCGAATCTTCTTCGGCATCCGGTCGTCGGAGTGATCGACGTGCGCGCGAACGCCCTCGGCCCGGAGGCGCGCGAAGATCTCCTCCAGGTAGTCGCCGTACTCGGCGGCGACAGGGATTCCGACGACCTGCTCGGGAGCGAGCCACACGGGGAACGCGCCCGCGTAGTGCTCCAGCAGAATCGCGAAGAACCGTTCGATCGAACCGAGCAGCGCGCGGTGGATCATGACCGGCTGCTTGCGCGTGCCGTCTGCAGCGGCGTACTCGAGCTCGAACAGCTCAGGCTGGTTGAAGTCGAGCTGCACGGTGGACAGCTGCCAGGTGCGGCCGATCGCGTCGCGGGCCTGCACCGAAATCTTCGGGCCGTAGAACGCGGCCCCGCCCGGATCAGCGACGAGCTCAAGGCCAGACTCCTCGCCGACCTCGCGCAGGGTCTGCTCGGCGTCAGCCCACTGTTCATCGGTGCCGACGGACTTCTCGGGGTCGCGGGTCGACAGCTCAAGGTAGAAGTCGTCGAGACCGTACGCGCGAAGCGTCGCGAACACAAACTCGAGCTGCCGCTTGAGTTCGTCTTTCACCTGATCGTCGGTGACGTAGATGTGGGCGTCGTCTTGCGTGAGGCCGCGGACGCGGGTGAGACCGGACAGCGTGCCCGACTTCTCGTAGCGGTACACGGTGCCGAACTCGGCAAGTCGCAGCGGAAGCTCGCGGTAGCTGCGCGCGCGGGCCCGGAAGATGAGGTTGTGGAACGGGCAGTTCATGGGCTTCAGGTAGTAATCCTGGCCCTGCTTCGTAACGTTGCCCTCTTCGTCGACGACCTCGTCGAGGTGCATCGCGGGGAACATGCCCTCCTTGTACCAGTTGAGGTGCTGACTCGTCTCGAACAGCGTCCCCTTGGTGATGTGGGGGCTATTGACGACCTCGTAGCCGTTCTTCACGAGCTCAGAGCTCATGAACTTCTCGATCTCGTGGCGAATGATGCCACCCTTGGGGTGGAACACCGCGAGGCCGGAACCGATCTCGTCGGGGAAGGAGAACAGGTCGAGCTCGACGCCAAGCTTGCGGTGATCGCGCTTGGCGGCCTCCTCGAGGCGGGTCTGGTAGGCGCGCAGCTCATCCTTCGTCGGCCAGGCGGTGCCGTAGACGCGCTGCAGCATCGGGTTCGCCTCGCTGCCGCGCCAGTACGCGCCGCTTGAGCGCATGAGTGCCCAGCCGTTGCCGATCATCTTCGTGTTCGGCAGGTGCGGCCCGCGGCAGAGGTCCTTCCACTGCGTCTCGCCCGTCTTCGGGTCGACGTTGTCGTAGATGGTGAGCTCGGCACCGCCGACCTCGACGCTCTCGTTGTCAGAACCCGAGTCGGCTCCGCCCTTGAGCCCAATGAGCTCGAGCTTGTACGGCTCGTTCGCGAGCTCAGCGCGGGCCTCGTCTTCGCTCACGACCCGGCGCACGAAGCGCTGGCCCTGCTTGACGATCTTCTGCATCTCTTTTTCGAGCGCCTTGAGGTCTTCCGGGGTGAACGCCTCGGCGGAGTCGAAGTCGTAGTAGAAGCCGTCGGTGATGGGCGGGCCAATGCCGAGCTTCGTCTCGGGGTTCACGCGCTGCACGGCCTGCGCGAGGACGTGCGCGGCCGAGTGCCGGAGGATGTTCAGGCCGTCCTCGGAATCGATCGTGACGGGCTCCACTGTGTCAGTGTCTGTGACCTCCCACGCGAGATCGCGGAGTTCGCCGTTGACGCGCATCGCGACAACGGACCGGTCGGTGAACAGTGAAAAGCCGTCGGCCACTGCGGTTCCCTTCGGAGACAAGATAAAGACTCCGTAATTCTATCGGGTCGCAGCGGCCGACGGCTCCCTGGCGCGGCGGGTTGCTCGCGGCGCGGTTCAGGCTAGGCGCCTGCCCCGCCCCGCTTGAGGGCCTGCAGCCGCTCATCGACCTCGCTGAGCGCGCCGAGATCGTCGAGCTCGTTGAACTGCGCGTCGAGCGTCGACGCAGCGAGCTCAGCCTGCCCGCGCACCATAGCTTCCTGGCGCTTCACCTTCTCCTCGAAGCGGCCGAGTTCGCTCGTCGGGTCGAGGACGTCGAGGTTCTTCACGGCATCCTGCACCTGCGACTGGGCGTCGGCGACCTTGCCGCGTGAGACGAGCTCGTCGCGCTTCGCTTGGAGCTGCACGAGCTTCTCGCGCATCGTCTGCAGCCCGGTCTTCAGCTGCTCGACGACCTGCTGCTGGGCGGCGACGCTCGGCTCCGAGGTCGAGATCTCCTTCTCGAAGGAGATCTGCTTGGAAAGCGCGACGCGCGCAAGGTTGTCGAACTTGTCTGCGCCCGCGGTGTCGCCCGAAGCGCGGAGGGTCTCGGCTTGGCTCGACGCGGCCGCCGCCTTCGAGCCCCACTCTGCAACGGCCTTGCGATCCTCTTCGAGGTCCGCCTCCATGAGGCGCAGGTTGCCGATCGTCTGCGCGACGGAGCTCTCCGCATCAGCGATGCTGTTCTTGTAGTCGCGCTCCATCTGGTTGAGCATCTTCTCCGGGTCTTCAGCGGAGTCGAGGAGTGCGTTGATGTTTGCCTTGGCGAGCTGTGCAATACGGCCAAGGATGGATTGCTTTGCCATGTTGGCTTCCTTTCCTGTGTTCCACCGAATCAGCTCGGAGGAGGTGTGTGCGCGGCCCGGGGCCGCAAGTCTGTGTGTGTGTACCGAGGCTGTGCGTGTGCTGGTGGCCGTTAGAACCGGCCGCCGCCCCCGCGCCGGCCGCCGCCGGCGAGGCCGCCCCCGCCTCCGATCGAACCGCCGCCGTTCCAACCGCCGGTAAACCCGCCGTTCGAGCCGCTCCACCCGCCGCTAGAGCGCCCGCCGCCCCCGCCGCCGCTCAGGAGGCCGCCGAGGATACCGCCGAGCACAGCGCCACCAAAGCTGCCGTTCGAGCCGCCGCCTGACCCACCTGAGCCGCCGCCCCAACCGGAGACGTCGTTCACCGCGAGTTGGTAGGCCGCCCGGGCGTACTGTGTCGCCTGCTGCGCGGCCTGGTACGACTTCATCGGATCCTGCTCGGCATACTGCTCTGCGAGCTGCAGCTTGCGCTTAGCCTCAGCGAGCCTCGTGCGCGCCTGCGAGCCGATCGCGCCGCGGCGCGTCTCGATGAACTGCTCGGCCGCAAGCACCTCCGAGCGGGCGGGCACGAGCGCCTCGTCTCGCGCGGACTCGGCGCGACGGAGCCGCTCGGTGTTCTCACGCGCGGCGCCAATCGCCGCGTCGATTTGCACGTTCGCAGCGGCCGCCGCGGTGAGCGCTGCGACCGGGTCGCCCTGCGTGCCCCGCGCGAGCAGCTGGCTGACGCGATCGGCCGCCTGCTGGAGCGCCTGCCGGTCAGCGTCACCCGCTGAGCCGATGAGCTGCGCGACGACCTGGAGGTCGCCCTGCAGGTCGGCCGCAGCCTCGGCGAACTGGCGGGTGCTCTCGGCAAGTTCGCCCGCAAGGACATCAGGCGAGTTCGCCAGGGTGCGCGCCTGGTCAAGCGCGGCTTCGCCCGCGCGGAGTGACACTGCGGCCGCAGACCGCTCGCCCGCTCCAAGCTCCGTTGCCGCAGACGCGATGCACTCGCCCACGAACTGCAGTCGGGCCGCTGACTCGGCAAGGTTCGCGTCAAGCTGGGCGAGGATCGTCGGCGCGTAGGTGGTGCTCAGCGCTGCAGCGCGTTCGCGGCCGGACTCGAGCGCCTGCTGCACGACGGGAAGCTGAGTCTTCAGCTCCTCAAGCACCTCGGGGCCGCGCTGCTCAACCTCGCGCAGCTTCGAAAAGGACTCGGTGTGCGCGTCGAGTGACTCCTTCGCGCCCGTGCAGCGGTCGATGATCTCGGTCAACCACGCCCGGCGATCCTCATCGGAATCTGGGACGTTGTCGTCGAGCAACTGCCGCCGCGCGAACGCCGCCCTCAGCTGCTCTTTCGCGTCGGCGATCGCCGCTGCGAATGGCTGAGCGGCCTCGGCACCGAACTGCGCTTCCGCAAAACCGAGCTCCTGCTCGCTGCTGCGAAGGTCGTCGTCAACACGGATGAGGAGGGCGCTCGCCTGCGACTCCAACTCTTCAAGCGTGAGCGGGGCCTCCCCCTCGGCCGCCTCGCGGTCGCGCTTGCGCTTTCGTGAGATCGCTACGCCAGCGGCGACGCCACCAACGACGACAACGCCTCCGATCACAGCAACGGCGACCCCGGTGCCGTTCGACTCAGGGTTGAGTACTGACTTCTCGATGCCCGTGAGTGTCGCCCCTACGACACCCTTCCAGTCGGAGTTCTTCAGCGCTGGGCGGACGTAATCGTTCGACAGCTTGTTGTACTGGGCATCGGTCATGAGCGCCTGGGCAGCGTTCAGGTCATAGAGCCTGTCGTCGACCGCGATGCTGAGCAGTACCGCGTCGTCACCAAGGAAGTTCTTCTGGGCGGTCTGTGCGCCCCACTCCTCGGGGTCCGACGGCGACTCGAACGAGTCGACGTAGACGACGAACAGTTGCACGCCGTGCTCGGTCGCGAACTCCCTGACGTCGTCCTCGAGCTTCCCGGCACTTGACCCGAGCACACCCTCGCTCGTGCCGTCGATGACGTACTTTCCACCGAACGACGGGGGCGCCGTTGCGACTGCCGCTGACGGGGCCAGCCAGGCGAGACCGGCAAGGGCCGCAAGGCCAAGCATCGTTACGACTCGCTTCATTCACGATCCCCCGTCTGCAACGGCCGCGTGGCTACTCCGACGCGTGTCCGATACGCACAGTTTAGGAGCGCGAGACGGGCTGCGCTAGTGCCAGCTATGAGACTGGTGTGAGCAGCGCAAGAGGGCTCCAATGGTTTAGCTGGGCTCAACGCGCGTTTGCGCTTTCGCGCTTGTTCCACCTTTGACGCGCCGCTGGAATAGTTAACATGAATTCGCGTCCCCCTGCTGGCAGTGGCTCCGTCGGCCACCCCATGACCTCCGTCGCCGCAATCACGCTCTCAACCTTCCTCGTCGTAACCTCAGAAATGATGCCCGTCGGGGTGCTCACGCCCATGGCGACTTCACTCGGGGCGACCGCAGGCGCTGCGGGCGCGACGCTCACGATCACGGGCGCAATCGCTGCGGTCGTGAGCACCTTCGCCCCGGCGCTCGCGGGCCGTATCGACCGGCGCACGATCCTCATCGCATTCATGGCCGTTCTCGCTCTCGCAAACGCCCTCACAGCGATCGCGCCGAGCTACGCCGTCGTGATTCTCGGGCGGGTGCTGCTTGGCGTCGCGATGGGGATGGTGTGGGGGCTTGCCGCGGGGCTCGGCGGCCGTATCGCCCCACCGGAGCGCGCCGCACTCGCGACAACGCTCATCTTCTCGGGCGTGTCGCTCGCATCCGTGATCGGTGTGCCACTCGGTACCTACATGGCTACCTCACTGGGGTGGCGCTCGGCGTTCTGGCTGCTCGCCGCGCTCGGCGCCGTCGCAGCCGTGTCCCTGCGCCTGGTGCTGCCCGCGCTCCCTGCCGGCTCCCCCGCCGGCATCCGGGGCCTCTTTACTACTCTCCGCGTGCCGCAGGTAGTCGCGGGGCTTGCGATCACCGCGCTCCTCGTCGTTGGGCACTTCACCGGATATACGTTCATTCGGCCACTCCTCGAATTTGGGGGCGGCCACAAAGAGAGCGGGATCGCCGCAGCTCTGCTCGCGTTTGGCATCGCCGGCGTCGTCGGCAACTTTGCCGTCGGCGCGGTAGCTGCAGCAAGGCCGAAGCGCGCAGTTGTCGGCACCGCGACTGCGCTTGCAGTCGGGGTTGCGGGGTTTGGTGCGCTCAGTGTTTCGGGAGCTGCGGGGTTTTGGGGAGGATCCGGTACGACCCCTGCGTTTCTCGTCATCGTAGCGATCGCCGTCTGGGGTCTCGGCTACGGCGGCGTCTCGGTCGCGACGCAGCGCTGGGTTGCGACGGCCGATCCGGGCCGCGTTGAGGCCTCGGCCGCGCTGTGGGCGGGAATATTTAACGCGAGCATCGCTACTGGCGCTGTCTTAGGGGGCGCTGCGTATGACGGGTTCGGCGCCGTTGGAACGCTCTCGGTCGCCCTGGCGATCGCCGCAACCGGCGCGCTCGTCGCTGGAGTCGCTGCGGTGCTCGCGGCTATGCACGCTACTCCCCCTACGCACCGTCGCGCGCGGCCGTGAGCTTAGCTCCGCTTCGCTTCGTCTCGCGTTGCAGCGTAGAGGCGGCGCATGAAGTCACTCAGGAGTGGGTGTGGTGTACCAGCCTGTTTCGTGACCGCAGAAAGCTTCGACTGAGGCAACCCCTCGACGAGCAGGTAGCGCAGGTCAGGCCTGGGCAGGTACGCGGCGCTGGCCTCGCAGAGCAGCACGCCTCCCGCCCCCGTTGCTGCGAGCGACAGGGCCTCGGGTAAGGTTCTGACTCTCGGCCCGTAGGTGAGGGCAATGCCGTCAGGCGTCGCCGTCGGCGCGTTCGCGGCAAGCCAGGCCGTCGGCGCTACTTCCTCGGGCCCGATCAGCGTCACGTGAGCGAGTTGTGGCGCCGTGATGCTTGTGCTCCCCGTCTGCTCTGCCCGCTGGGCGAGCGGACTTGTTCGCGCGACGCCGATGACCTGATCCTGTGGCGAAAACTCAAACCAGGTACGCAGCCCTGCAGAGTCGCCCGGCGACAACACCAGCGCGAGATCGACTGCACCCGCGGTGACGCTCCCGAGAGGGTCCGACCAGGGCACTTCGACGAGCTGCACCATGCCGGCGGGCATCGCTGCGACCACCCGAGCGACGCCCTCGTACACGGCGCACTGAAACCCCACGCGCAACGGCCGTGCCGGCGACAGCGCGGCGGCCTGGGCCGCGTCAAATGCGGCCCTCAGCGAGACGAGGTTCGCAACGACTTGCTCGGCGAGGCCCACGCCGAGGTCGCTGAGTTCGACCCTGCGACTCGTTCGCCGAAAGAGCTGGCCGCCCACTCGTTGCTCGAGTCGACCGATCATCTGGGAGACGCGGCCTGGCGTGACCCCGAGCTGCTCAGCCGCCCTGCCGAAGTGGAGAGTTTCGCTCACCACCGCAAAGTATTCGAGCTCTCTGAGCGGGAGCTCGGGGTGGGGCGAGTATGGCAGGGACCCAGGTCCAGGTTCAGACTTAGATTCGGTTCCAGGTTCAGACTCAGGAAGCGTCATGGCAGCGTCGCAAGCGCTCCACTATTCGGCAACGGTCTGCACGTGGAGCATCGTCCACCCCTCGGGTACGAGGGCCGAGAGTTCGCTCATGGTGGCAGCGGTGATCTCCTGCGAAGTGTCCCTGCGGTGGTAGGTACCGAGTGCGTTAATTTGACCGCCGGTCTTGCCCATTCGCACCGGGGCCTTCGCGAGGTCGAAGCCGGGCGGGCAGTTCGATGCGAGCTGCGCGTGCACCTCTTCGAGGGACTGCCCGGCAACCTCAAGTTCAACGGTCTCAACAAGTCTAATGGTGGCGCGAAGCATGCCATTAGCCTAGCGACTCCAGGCACTCAGCTTGTCGCCGGGGCGACGGGCTCCCTGGCGCGGCTTTGCCTGAGCCACGAAAACCTCGAGACCACAACGAAAAAGCCCCCGGCGTGAACCGGGGGCTTGCTCTGTGCGCGATACTGGGATCGAACCAGTGACCTCTTCCGTGTCAGGGAAGCGCGCTACCGCTGCGCCAATCGCGCCTACATCTAGGCTATTCAGTTGTGGTGGAGGTGGCGACGGGATTCGAACCCGTGTATACGGCTTTGCAGGCCGCTGCCTCGCCTCTCGGCCACGCCACCGTAAGTGTTTGCCACCAAAAGCGGCCGAGATTGCTCTCGGCCACCAGAGCGGATGACGAGATTCGAACTCGCGACCCCAACCTTGGCAAGGTTGTGCGCTACCAGCTGCGCCACATCCGCATTTTCGCCGCCGTGCTTGGCGACGTGTATAACTTTATACAGCTCGGGTGCCTCACGCAAATTCGTCCCTGTTAGCCGGGCGTGGCGCGGCATTGTTATCCGCCCGAAACGTTGAAATCAGGCGGATTTTCGGGTGCCGTCGCTACGATTGCCTGTATGGCAGGAACAGTTGGAAAGCGCGTCGCGCAAGGATTCGCCGCCGTGCTTGTACTCGCTGTTGCAGCCGGTGGGCTCCTCGCGTACGTGCACAGGGGCGAGATCAGCGACTACTTCACGGCGTCATCGTTTGAAGCGTCCGCGCGCGTAGAACAGGTGCGCGGGGAGATTGAGCTCACCGCCTCGGGTGATCGCATCTTTATGGCCTCCCAGCCCACAATCGGCGGGCGTGACGAGTTCAACAAGTGGTGTGCCGGAGTCGACCACACCGAGGAAGGCCACGTGCTTGGCTGCTTCGCCGACAAGCGCATTCGTCTGTTCGAGGTGACCGATCAGCGGCTCACGGGGGTCGTGGAAACGACCGCCGCCCACGAGCTGTTGCACGCGGCCTGGGTCCGCATGAGCCAAGACGAGCGGAGCGAGCTCTCCAAGGCGCTCATCGCAGAGTACGACGCCCTCGCAGCGACAGATGAAGAGTTCAAGCAGCGCATGAGCGTGTACGAGAGCCTCTCAAGCTCTGCGTTCGCGAACGAGCTCCACTCGGTCTTTGGCACCGAAGTGGCGAACCTCTCCCCCGAGCTCGAAGAGCACTACTCGGCTTGGTTCACGGACAGGCAGGTCATCGTGGGCTGGTACGACGGCTATCACGGCGTGTTTGTGCAGCTCAAAGCGGAGGCCGAGAGGCTCAGCAGTGAGCTTGAGGCGCTGCGCGCCGAGATCGAGGATCGCAGCGCGACGTACGACATTGCCGTGCAGCAGTTCAACGCCGATGCCGCTGAGTTCAAGGCGCGCAACGAGCGATACGAGTTCTCAGGGAACAAGCCCCTCTTCGATACGCTTCGCGGCGAGCTCCTCGCAAGGCAGGAAGGGCTCGACGCAGTGCGCCAAGAAATCCAAGCTGACACCGACCGGTTCAACGCGATGCGCAGCCAGCTCATGGACCTGAACGATGTCAGCGTCGAACTCAACGACGTGCTTGACAGCAAGTTCACGGAGCCAACGACTCCGGTCGAGCAGGCGTAGGTTGACGCGCGCAGCGTCGCGGCTCGCCCCAGATCTGCGGCGATGTGCGAGCCGACGTTGCAGTGTGTATGCTTATCGAGTCGCCGCACAAGTTTGCGGAGAGGGCGTTTGGCGCAGTTGGTAGCGCGCTTCCTTCACACGGAAGAGGTCGTCAGTTCGAGTCTGGCATCGCCCACAGTTGTTTCCCCCTTCAAGGCTGTGCACGCCTCCTGTAGAGCGTGGCTGGTTGGCACTGTGTATTCCGGCACGGAACGTGTTGCCGGTTAACGAAGAGGACAGAGCTCAGCTCTCGCAGTCCTTGCGCTCAGCCATGGGCCACCACAGCGGTTCGGCGTCCCACCCCACAGGAAAGCCCATCTCGGAAGTACTCCAAAAAGGCAACCCCTCGAATCCCGTCTCAATAAGCGCACGAGCCTTTTCCGTCCAGGTCGTTCCCGGCGAGACGCTTTGCAGCAAGAACCCAATGACAGCGACTGCGCCATAGAGGCGTTCACTCTGCCCGCAGGGAAGCGAGCGCAGGTCTTCGATAGTGGCGCCAGTGGGTGCGCCTTCCGCGCTTTACTCCGCTGGTTCGTACTCAGGGCAGAATCGTTGATCGTCACGCCGAGACGATCTGCAATCGCCCATTGGTCTCTCGCGAAGAGCCCGTCGTAGAGGCGCGAGATGTCAGCAAAGTCGAGCACTTCGGTGAGCACCCAGATCGGCAGTTTTCCACGGCATTTGGCTTCGTGGTGGCGGATCGGCACACTGTATCGGCGCGCCCGGTTTGCGCGCATTCGCGCGGTCGCTAGCCAGCCCGCATGGTCGAAGCTCGGGCGAAAAGCATCGGGACTCCGGCAGGCCAGCGGACCCTGGGCCCCGAGAACATAGCTCACATTGCTCTGCATGGCGACCTCGACCCGGTCGATCCCGTCATGGATCAGCGTGGGCAACTTCCTATCAAACTCGTAGAGGCGCGCCACGTCCCCAAAATCGGCGCCCTCGGAAAAGGAGTCATTCCGCACCGCTGTTGCCGTACCGGGCATACGGTACGGATACCAGTACCCGCTCAATCGGTAGTAACCAACGTTCTGGAGCCACTGCGCCGCGACATCATGCTCGAGACTCATTCCGCGCGCACCAAGAACATCGATCTGTTCATCGATCGTTGCGAACGGCTTCAGCGGCTGCGTCACCTCGGCGTGACCTCCTGCCTAAAAGAGATCCAGCCCACACCAGCAAGGCTGGGCGGGCTGAACGGTTAGGTTGAGTCTAAGATGCGCGCTTTAATACCAGGAGAGTCCTGCTTCAACGCTCGGGGCGATCTTCCCACTGCTGCGGCAGCGTCACCCGCTTTGTAGACTGAGCGCGCACCCGCCACCGCACGCAAAGGAGCGCAATGATCACCAGAGCCGACGTCGAGGCCGCACAGTCGCGCACCGCCACCTTCGCGCGTCGAACTCCCCTCATCGCGGTCGACCCGGTCGGCAGCGAGCGACTGTGGATCAAAGCGGAGTACATGCAGCACTGCGGGGTGTTCAAGACGCGAGGCGCGTTCAACCGGCAACTCGCGGCGCAGGAACGCGGTGAGCTCGATCCGCTCACGGGCATCGTC
Encoded here:
- the thrS gene encoding threonine--tRNA ligase, translated to MADGFSLFTDRSVVAMRVNGELRDLAWEVTDTDTVEPVTIDSEDGLNILRHSAAHVLAQAVQRVNPETKLGIGPPITDGFYYDFDSAEAFTPEDLKALEKEMQKIVKQGQRFVRRVVSEDEARAELANEPYKLELIGLKGGADSGSDNESVEVGGAELTIYDNVDPKTGETQWKDLCRGPHLPNTKMIGNGWALMRSSGAYWRGSEANPMLQRVYGTAWPTKDELRAYQTRLEEAAKRDHRKLGVELDLFSFPDEIGSGLAVFHPKGGIIRHEIEKFMSSELVKNGYEVVNSPHITKGTLFETSQHLNWYKEGMFPAMHLDEVVDEEGNVTKQGQDYYLKPMNCPFHNLIFRARARSYRELPLRLAEFGTVYRYEKSGTLSGLTRVRGLTQDDAHIYVTDDQVKDELKRQLEFVFATLRAYGLDDFYLELSTRDPEKSVGTDEQWADAEQTLREVGEESGLELVADPGGAAFYGPKISVQARDAIGRTWQLSTVQLDFNQPELFELEYAAADGTRKQPVMIHRALLGSIERFFAILLEHYAGAFPVWLAPEQVVGIPVAAEYGDYLEEIFARLRAEGVRAHVDHSDDRMPKKIRTHTKMKVPFQLIAGEEDRAAGAVSFRFRDGTQLNGVPVDDAISRILAAIASHEQVSTAWSE
- a CDS encoding TPM domain-containing protein, translating into MKRVVTMLGLAALAGLAWLAPSAAVATAPPSFGGKYVIDGTSEGVLGSSAGKLEDDVREFATEHGVQLFVVYVDSFESPSDPEEWGAQTAQKNFLGDDAVLLSIAVDDRLYDLNAAQALMTDAQYNKLSNDYVRPALKNSDWKGVVGATLTGIEKSVLNPESNGTGVAVAVIGGVVVVGGVAAGVAISRKRKRDREAAEGEAPLTLEELESQASALLIRVDDDLRSSEQELGFAEAQFGAEAAQPFAAAIADAKEQLRAAFARRQLLDDNVPDSDEDRRAWLTEIIDRCTGAKESLDAHTESFSKLREVEQRGPEVLEELKTQLPVVQQALESGRERAAALSTTYAPTILAQLDANLAESAARLQFVGECIASAATELGAGERSAAAVSLRAGEAALDQARTLANSPDVLAGELAESTRQFAEAAADLQGDLQVVAQLIGSAGDADRQALQQAADRVSQLLARGTQGDPVAALTAAAAANVQIDAAIGAARENTERLRRAESARDEALVPARSEVLAAEQFIETRRGAIGSQARTRLAEAKRKLQLAEQYAEQDPMKSYQAAQQATQYARAAYQLAVNDVSGWGGGSGGSGGGSNGSFGGAVLGGILGGLLSGGGGGGRSSGGWSGSNGGFTGGWNGGGSIGGGGGLAGGGRRGGGGRF
- a CDS encoding HIT family protein, with amino-acid sequence MFGSDETEAEAPGERGTVGTPNPLQRLWVPHRMAYVADHHQADHTDCPFCEAPRHDDESSLIVHRGKTAYVLLNLFPYNSGHMLVCPYRHVAGYDEATPEEVAEIGALTQAGMRAARRALNCAGFNLGMNQGEIAGAGVAAHLHQHIVPRWASDANFFPIIGQTKAMPQLLGEVRDLIAAAWADPPDAELGAHAPQH
- a CDS encoding LysR family transcriptional regulator, with the protein product MTLPESEPGTESKSEPGPGSLPYSPHPELPLRELEYFAVVSETLHFGRAAEQLGVTPGRVSQMIGRLEQRVGGQLFRRTSRRVELSDLGVGLAEQVVANLVSLRAAFDAAQAAALSPARPLRVGFQCAVYEGVARVVAAMPAGMVQLVEVPWSDPLGSVTAGAVDLALVLSPGDSAGLRTWFEFSPQDQVIGVARTSPLAQRAEQTGSTSITAPQLAHVTLIGPEEVAPTAWLAANAPTATPDGIALTYGPRVRTLPEALSLAATGAGGVLLCEASAAYLPRPDLRYLLVEGLPQSKLSAVTKQAGTPHPLLSDFMRRLYAATRDEAKRS
- a CDS encoding MFS transporter: MNSRPPAGSGSVGHPMTSVAAITLSTFLVVTSEMMPVGVLTPMATSLGATAGAAGATLTITGAIAAVVSTFAPALAGRIDRRTILIAFMAVLALANALTAIAPSYAVVILGRVLLGVAMGMVWGLAAGLGGRIAPPERAALATTLIFSGVSLASVIGVPLGTYMATSLGWRSAFWLLAALGAVAAVSLRLVLPALPAGSPAGIRGLFTTLRVPQVVAGLAITALLVVGHFTGYTFIRPLLEFGGGHKESGIAAALLAFGIAGVVGNFAVGAVAAARPKRAVVGTATALAVGVAGFGALSVSGAAGFWGGSGTTPAFLVIVAIAVWGLGYGGVSVATQRWVATADPGRVEASAALWAGIFNASIATGAVLGGAAYDGFGAVGTLSVALAIAATGALVAGVAAVLAAMHATPPTHRRARP
- a CDS encoding Abi family protein, with the translated sequence MSLEHDVAAQWLQNVGYYRLSGYWYPYRMPGTATAVRNDSFSEGADFGDVARLYEFDRKLPTLIHDGIDRVEVAMQSNVSYVLGAQGPLACRSPDAFRPSFDHAGWLATARMRANRARRYSVPIRHHEAKCRGKLPIWVLTEVLDFADISRLYDGLFARDQWAIADRLGVTINDSALSTNQRSKARKAHPLAPLSKTCARFPAGRVNASMAQSLSLGSCCKASRRERPGRKRLVRLLRRDSRGCLFGVLPRWAFLWGGTPNRCGGPWLSARTARAELCPLR
- a CDS encoding PspA/IM30 family protein; its protein translation is MAKQSILGRIAQLAKANINALLDSAEDPEKMLNQMERDYKNSIADAESSVAQTIGNLRLMEADLEEDRKAVAEWGSKAAAASSQAETLRASGDTAGADKFDNLARVALSKQISFEKEISTSEPSVAAQQQVVEQLKTGLQTMREKLVQLQAKRDELVSRGKVADAQSQVQDAVKNLDVLDPTSELGRFEEKVKRQEAMVRGQAELAASTLDAQFNELDDLGALSEVDERLQALKRGGAGA